One segment of Carya illinoinensis cultivar Pawnee chromosome 13, C.illinoinensisPawnee_v1, whole genome shotgun sequence DNA contains the following:
- the LOC122292819 gene encoding bifunctional nitrilase/nitrile hydratase NIT4A, whose protein sequence is MALTPAPPVHDGSLVPEVDMGAEPSAATVRATVVQASTVFYDTPATLDKAERLLAEAVGNGSQLVVFPEAFVGGYPRGSTFGVTIGNRTAKGKEDFRRYHASAIDIPGPEVDRLAAMAGKYKVYLVMGVIERDGYTLYCTVLYFDSQGGYLGKHRKLMPTALERIIWGFGDGSTIPVFSTPIGKIGAAICWENKMPLLRTAMYAKGIEIYCAPTADARPIWQSSMTHIALEGGCFVLSANQFCRRKDYPPPPEYVFSGTEEDLIPDSVISAGGSVIISPSGAVLAGPNYDGEALISADLDLGEIARAKFDFDVVGHYSRPEVLSLIVRDHPTKPVTFTSASEETEGAHK, encoded by the exons ATGGCGCTAACGCCCGCACCGCCTGTCCATGACGGGTCGCTTGTCCCGGAGGTCGACATGGGCGCCGAACCATCTGCAGCCACGGTCCGAGCCACTGTGGTCCAGGCCTCCACTGTCTTCTACGACACCCCCGCCACTCTAG ATAAGGCCGAGAGGTTGCTGGCTGAAGCGGTTGGGAATGGGTCCCAGCTGGTTGTGTTTCCAGAAGCATTTGTGGGTGGTTATCCGCGGGGATCCACTTTCGGTGTTACCATTGGGAATCGAACTGCCAAGGGCAAAGAGGACTTCCGCAGGTATCATGCATCAGCCATCGATATACCAG GTCCTGAAGTTGACCGTTTGGCAGCAATGGCTGGAAAGTATAAGGTGTATTTGGTAATGGGTGTGATTGAGAGAGATGGATATACACTCTACTGTACTGTTCTATATTTTGATTCTCAAGGTGGTTACCTGGGAAAGCACAGGAAGCTTATGCCAACAGCATTGGAGCGTATCATCTGGGGATTTGGAGATGGATCGACAATTCCAGTTTTTAGTACACCAATCGGAAAAATAGGAGCTGCCATTTGTTGGGAAAACAAAATGCCACTTCTAAGGACAGCCATGTATGCTAAAG GCATTGAAATATATTGTGCACCTACGGCCGATGCCAGGCCCATATGGCAATCATCAATGACCCATATTGCCCTTGAGGGTGGATGTTTTGTTTTATCTGCCAACCAATTCTGTCGAAGGAAAGATTACCCCCCTCCTCCAGAGTATGTATTTTCAGGAACAGAGGAGGACCTCATACCAGATTCTGTTATCTCTGCTGGAGGCAGTGTCATTATATCGCCATCAGGGGCTGTTCTGGCAGGACCCAATTATGATGGGGAGGCACTCATCTCAGCAGATCTAG ATCTTGGAGAAATAGCACGtgcaaaatttgattttgatgtGGTTGGACACTATTCAAGGCCAGAAGTGCTAAGCTTGATTGTGAGGGACCATCCAACAAAACCGGTTACTTTCACATCAGCATCAGAGGAAACTGAAGGCGCTCACAAGTAA
- the LOC122292820 gene encoding uncharacterized protein At5g41620-like: MSWQSHNNLEARTGSVSKIRKRGCSSSSSSSLVRKYRFKRAILVGKRGGSSTQVPTWKTSARSPSLAMENDEFPKRPTSKGGVVGGKGKDLLSVSARKLAATLWEINEVPSLPVKKGSEALKDQKKELSSRQRAPKLSRHMSDPCRSPISERMERSGGGGSHQRRISAISHMPQLTEYCLGALDSISSAGLVEIESHSLGKIHRRGLTEIKTRLKEVSNGLTTSKELLKVLNHVWGLQEQHSSGRSVVSALRIELDRARSQVDQLIREQRSNSKEIEYLMKHFAGEKAAWKIKERERICDAVACVAEELEVEKKLRRQTERLNKKLGKELADTKASLSRSMKELEREKREKKILEQVCDELDRGMGEDRAQVEELKKESAKAREEVEKEREMLQLADVLREERVQMKLSEAKYQFEEKNAAVDKLRNELEAYLRTKVGKENGDGSPKFEKIKELEAYLKRINFGSSQNVEKEEDEGEVADGEGYCEGDDSAESDLHSIELNMDNTNKSYKWGYVHRDDAQDDSRKVSVDKESKARKSLSEKIQWGSICLNRGTSNGTNRDLGPKIRENSNRFNQERLSEVLSRAQTLDDGDENGRDVSIKGLSDRILSGPRIALVQSFASPPRQWGEFLALQAPSNDAWESSTVLQVEDLMPKVAGTRDKFQT; the protein is encoded by the exons ATGTCTTGGCAAAGCCACAACAACTTGGAAGCAAGGACAGGGAGTGTGAGCAAGATCAGAAAGCGAGGCTGTTCATCTTCGTCGTCTTCTTCGTTGGTCCGTAAGTACCGGTTCAAGCGTGCAATTCTGGTCGGAAAGCGGGGCGGTTCGAGCACTCAGGTCCCGACGTGGAAGACAAGCGCTAGATCGCCTTCTTTGGCGATGGAGAACGATGAATTTCCCAAGCGTCCGACTTCTAAAGGTGGCGTTGTCGGTGGTAAAGGGAAGGACCTACTGTCGGTGTCTGCGCGGAAACTGGCTGCGACATTATGGGAAATCAACGAGGTTCCTTCGCTGCCCGTGAAGAAAGGCTCAGAGGCACTGAAGGATCAAAAGAAAGAACTTTCAAGCCGACAGAGAGCGCCTAAATTGTCCCGCCATATGTCAGATCCATGTCGTAGTCCTATTTCAGAG AGAATGGAGCGATCTGGAGGTGGTGGCAGTCACCAGAGAAGAATATCAGCCATTTCTCACATGCCGCAGTTGACTGAGTATTGTTTGGGAGCGCTGGACTCCATTAGCAGTGCTGGTTTGGTGGAG ATTGAAAGTCATTCCTTGGGCAAGATTCATCGTAGAGGTTTGACTGAAATCAAGACCCGTTTGAAGGAGGTCAGTAATGGCCTAACAACATCCAAGGAGCTTCTAAAGGTTCTGAATCATGTTTGGGGCCTTCAAGAGCAGCACTCATCAGGTAGATCAGTTGTCTCAGCCCTGCGCATTGAGCTTGATCGCGCTCGCAGCCAGGTGGACCAATTGATCCGGGAGCAAAGGTCTAACAGCAAAGAGATTGAGTACCTCATGAAACATTTTGCAGGAGAAAAGGCAGCTTGGAAGATCAAAGAACGAGAAAGGATTTGTGATGCCGTAGCATGCGTAGCAGAAGAACTTGAGGTCGAGAAGAAACTAAGAAGACAGACAGAGAGATTGAACAAGAAGCTTGGTAAAGAACTTGCAGATACAAAGGCATCCCTGTCAAGGTCAATGAAGGAGCttgagagggagaagagagaaaagaagattTTGGAGCAAGTTTGTGATGAGTTAGACAGAGGCATGGGTGAAGACAGGGCACAAGTAGAAGAACTAAAGAAAGAATCGGCTAAAGCTCGGGAAGAAGTGGAAAAGGAAAGGGAAATGCTTCAGCTGGCTGATGTATTGCGTGAAGAGAGAGTCCAGATGAAGCTCTCAGAAGCCAAGTATCAGTTTGAGGAGAAGAATGCAGCTGTGGATAAGCTCAGAAATGAGCTTGAGGCCTACTTGAGAACCAAAGTAGGTAAAGAAAATGGTGATGGGTCTCCAAAGTTCGAAAAGATCAAAGAGCTTGAGGCTTATTTGAAAAGGATCAATTTTGGGTCATCCCAAAATGTGGAGAAAGAAGAGGATGAAGGTGAAGTGGCAGATGGAGAAGGTTACTGTGAAGGAGATGACTCGGCTGAAAGTGATCTTCATTCCATTGAATTGAACATGGACAATACCAACAAGAGCTACAAATGGGGTTATGTTCACAGAGATGATGCTCAAGATGATTCAAGAAAGGTTTCAGTCGATAAAGAATCAAAAGCGAGGAAGTCTCTCTCTGAGAAGATTCAATGGGGAAGCATTTGCTTAAACAGGGGAACTTCCAATGGTACAAATCGGGACTTAGGTCCTAAAATTCGGGAAAATTCAAATAGGTTCAATCAGGAAAGATTATCTGAGGTGCTTTCACGAGCTCAAACACTAGATGATGGTGATGAAAATGGCAGGGATGTCTCTATTAAGGGTCTTAGTGATCGTATTTTATCTGGTCCAAGAATAGCATTGGTCCAAAGCTTTGCTAGTCCACCCAGGCAGTGGGGTGAATTCTTGGCTTTGCAAGCTCCAAGCAACGATGCCTGGGAAAGTTCAACGGTGTTGCAGGTAGAGGATTTGATGCCAAAGGTCGCAGGAACAAGAGACAAATTTCAGACTTAA